One Rossellomorea aquimaris DNA window includes the following coding sequences:
- a CDS encoding YtxH domain-containing protein produces MTQTVPYNTQTSNTTNTTAMNGTSGEKNGKLLKGMVVGAVVGGALAMLDKTTRKRVSSRTSNVKDSTMGMVAKVRENPSGVMNDWQDRLKTASTVLKDAINDAQSLYEKVNDDVIDQVNQVKEDSSEIIATTKEAAEELKDIGGKVKEASDEVTGETTSSVNSSQSSTSSTATNNNNNIHPTNRTSNVPGQVGS; encoded by the coding sequence ATGACACAGACTGTACCTTATAATACTCAAACAAGTAATACGACAAATACGACTGCAATGAACGGCACTTCCGGTGAGAAGAATGGTAAGTTATTAAAAGGCATGGTAGTGGGAGCTGTAGTAGGCGGTGCATTGGCTATGCTTGATAAAACAACGAGAAAAAGAGTTTCTTCCAGAACATCCAATGTGAAGGACTCCACAATGGGGATGGTGGCAAAGGTAAGGGAGAATCCATCGGGAGTTATGAACGACTGGCAGGATCGCCTTAAAACGGCTTCCACTGTATTAAAGGATGCGATCAACGACGCACAGAGCCTTTATGAAAAGGTGAATGATGATGTGATCGATCAAGTGAATCAAGTAAAGGAAGATTCTTCAGAAATTATCGCTACAACGAAGGAAGCGGCAGAGGAATTGAAGGATATAGGCGGTAAAGTGAAAGAAGCAAGTGATGAAGTGACAGGCGAAACAACTTCTTCAGTAAACAGCTCACAGAGTTCAACGAGTTCAACAGCTACGAACAATAACAACAATATCCATCCAACTAATCGTACAAGCAACGTACCTGGACAAGTTGGATCATAA
- the ytxJ gene encoding bacillithiol system redox-active protein YtxJ, translated as MQKIETVQEFEQLSETNSRFFFMKHSLTCPVSSNAFNEYQAFLNKHEEEDGYYLAVQESRELSNHIAEKYGIRHESPQAFLFIEGKPGWNASHWNITETELNKL; from the coding sequence ATGCAAAAGATTGAAACCGTTCAAGAGTTTGAACAGCTTTCCGAAACGAATTCCCGCTTCTTTTTTATGAAGCACAGCTTAACCTGCCCGGTGAGCTCAAATGCCTTCAACGAATACCAAGCCTTCCTGAACAAGCATGAAGAGGAAGACGGCTACTATTTAGCCGTTCAAGAGTCAAGGGAGCTATCCAATCATATTGCCGAAAAATACGGCATCAGGCATGAATCACCCCAAGCCTTCTTGTTTATTGAAGGAAAACCGGGCTGGAATGCTTCACATTGGAATATTACCGAGACTGAATTGAATAAGTTGTAG
- a CDS encoding YtxH domain-containing protein: MTQQYNQNQNQNQNQTNDSNNINSKDFLIGTLIGGIVGAASALLLAPKSGKDLRHDINEQAGVLKEKTGQWKDTAVEKSNELAAVAKEKSSALSKSVQEQSNNVVGKLKTYRSNNNELQETNDELQAVAVGETTPVEETEDVNQKLEETKKAFDETEKTYNQ, from the coding sequence ATGACACAACAGTACAATCAAAATCAAAACCAAAACCAGAATCAAACAAACGACAGCAACAATATTAATTCAAAGGACTTCTTGATCGGAACACTGATCGGGGGAATCGTAGGGGCGGCATCAGCTCTTCTTCTGGCTCCTAAATCCGGTAAAGACCTTCGTCATGATATCAATGAGCAGGCTGGCGTGCTGAAAGAAAAGACAGGTCAGTGGAAAGACACGGCTGTAGAAAAGAGCAATGAGCTTGCTGCAGTAGCAAAAGAAAAATCGTCTGCACTTTCAAAATCAGTACAGGAGCAATCCAACAATGTGGTTGGAAAGCTGAAAACATACCGCTCAAATAATAACGAGCTTCAAGAAACAAATGATGAGCTTCAAGCTGTTGCTGTAGGTGAAACAACACCTGTAGAAGAGACAGAAGATGTGAATCAAAAGCTCGAAGAAACAAAAAAGGCATTTGACGAAACTGAAAAAACATACAATCAATAA
- a CDS encoding DUF948 domain-containing protein, with translation MEIILYLSVAVIAVAFFILVMSVMKTLKSLGSTLDSVSTTLTGLESQLQGVTKESTELLHKTNLLAEDIQKKSEDLNTVVYAVRDVGHSIQNLNNSVKKVSTSISTELERNQGKISQVVQWGNAFIELKDKWKQKQEKQPSQPDAAVQNQASKEVRSREKLIKRARSYNN, from the coding sequence ATGGAAATCATTCTTTATCTAAGCGTGGCTGTAATAGCAGTTGCATTTTTTATTTTAGTAATGAGTGTCATGAAGACCTTGAAGTCTTTAGGCTCTACCCTGGACAGTGTTTCGACTACATTGACGGGTCTTGAGAGTCAGCTTCAGGGAGTAACCAAAGAGTCTACTGAATTACTACATAAAACAAATTTATTAGCTGAGGATATCCAGAAGAAATCTGAAGATCTGAACACTGTTGTTTATGCAGTAAGAGATGTAGGGCATTCCATCCAGAATCTTAATAACTCAGTTAAGAAAGTAAGTACTTCCATTTCAACTGAACTTGAACGTAACCAAGGGAAAATTTCACAGGTGGTTCAGTGGGGAAATGCCTTTATCGAGTTAAAGGACAAATGGAAACAAAAACAGGAAAAACAGCCAAGTCAACCTGATGCAGCTGTTCAAAACCAAGCATCCAAAGAAGTTCGATCTCGGGAAAAATTGATTAAAAGAGCAAGATCTTATAACAATTAG
- a CDS encoding aminopeptidase, whose protein sequence is MKDPRIEKLAKNLIQYSVQLQPGEKVLIENFGLQRELVTALVKEAYAAGGYPFVSIKDHAVDRALLMGAQEEQYNMIASFEANVMGQMDAYIGLRAGDNISEQSDVPDEKMKIHGNTIGKKVHREIRVPKKKWVVLRYPTSSMAQLANMSTEGFEDFYFDVCNLDYSKMDKAMDNLVELMNNTDKVRLVGEGTDLTFSIKDIPAVKCAGRLNIPDGEVYSAPVKDSVNGIISYNTPSPYNGFTFENVKLTFKEGKIVEATANDTDRINKIFDTDEGARYVGEFAIGVNPYIQHPMQDILFDEKIDGSFHFTPGECYEEAYNGNHSNIHWDMVMIQRPEYGGGEIYFDDVLIRKDGRFVIEELEVLNPENLK, encoded by the coding sequence TTGAAAGATCCACGAATTGAAAAGCTCGCAAAAAATTTAATCCAATATTCCGTGCAATTACAGCCTGGAGAGAAAGTATTGATCGAAAACTTCGGTTTGCAGCGGGAACTGGTGACGGCACTCGTTAAAGAAGCATACGCTGCTGGCGGATATCCTTTCGTATCCATCAAAGATCACGCAGTCGACCGCGCATTATTGATGGGGGCTCAAGAAGAACAATACAATATGATCGCAAGCTTCGAGGCGAATGTCATGGGGCAGATGGATGCGTATATCGGTTTGCGCGCAGGTGATAATATCAGTGAACAATCGGATGTACCTGACGAAAAGATGAAGATCCATGGAAATACAATCGGTAAAAAAGTACATAGAGAAATTCGCGTCCCTAAGAAAAAATGGGTCGTGCTACGCTATCCCACTTCATCCATGGCACAACTTGCCAATATGAGTACAGAAGGCTTCGAAGACTTCTACTTCGATGTCTGCAATCTGGACTACAGTAAAATGGACAAAGCCATGGATAACCTGGTCGAGCTCATGAACAATACGGATAAAGTCCGCCTTGTCGGAGAAGGGACGGACCTTACATTCTCAATCAAGGACATTCCTGCAGTGAAATGTGCGGGACGCCTGAACATTCCTGATGGAGAAGTATACAGTGCACCTGTAAAAGATTCAGTAAATGGAATCATTTCCTACAATACACCGTCACCTTATAATGGATTTACCTTTGAAAATGTGAAATTGACATTCAAAGAAGGTAAGATTGTCGAAGCCACTGCAAACGATACAGACCGAATCAACAAAATCTTTGATACGGATGAAGGGGCAAGATACGTAGGTGAATTCGCCATTGGGGTGAACCCTTATATCCAGCATCCGATGCAGGATATCCTCTTTGACGAAAAGATTGATGGCAGCTTCCACTTTACACCGGGCGAATGCTACGAAGAAGCGTACAATGGAAACCACTCGAACATTCACTGGGACATGGTGATGATTCAGCGTCCTGAGTATGGCGGCGGAGAAATCTATTTTGATGATGTGTTGATTCGAAAAGATGGACGGTTTGTCATTGAAGAGCTGGAAGTGCTGAATCCTGAGAATTTGAAATAA
- the murC gene encoding UDP-N-acetylmuramate--L-alanine ligase yields the protein MTIYHFVGIKGSGMSALAQILHDMGYEVQGSDVDKYFFTQKALDESNIKILPFQKENIGGEMHVIAGNAFPDTHEEIQAAVEQGLPLTRYHKFLGDFMQKFTSVAVTGAHGKTSTTGLLAHVISGAKPTSFLIGDGTGKGEVDAQYFVFEACEYRRHFLSYFPDYAIMTNIDFDHPDYFANVDDVFSAFQEMAMQVKKGIIACGDDEQLQKIQAQVPVVFYGFAEENDFQARNVTRDRTGTSFDVFVRNEFYAAFKIPTFGDHNIMNALSVIAICHYEELDTAIVQERLSSFKGVKRRFSEKEVGNQILIDDYAHHPTEIKATVDSARQKYPEKEIIAVFQPHTFTRTQTFLSEFAETLSLADKVYLCEIFGSARENHGKLSINDLGSKIEGCEIIDEQDTTALLKHEDAVLIFMGAGDVQKFQQAYEKTLKEQVAEN from the coding sequence ATGACTATATATCATTTCGTAGGAATTAAGGGGTCGGGCATGAGTGCATTAGCCCAAATACTCCACGATATGGGCTACGAGGTCCAAGGATCTGATGTAGATAAATATTTCTTTACTCAGAAAGCTCTGGATGAATCAAATATAAAAATTCTCCCTTTCCAAAAAGAAAACATTGGAGGGGAAATGCATGTGATCGCAGGAAATGCATTTCCTGATACACATGAAGAAATTCAGGCAGCTGTAGAACAAGGTCTACCCCTCACTAGATATCATAAATTTCTGGGAGACTTCATGCAGAAATTTACAAGTGTAGCGGTGACCGGTGCACATGGAAAAACGTCTACAACCGGATTGTTGGCACATGTCATCAGTGGCGCAAAGCCAACATCCTTCCTGATCGGGGATGGAACAGGGAAAGGGGAAGTGGATGCTCAATACTTTGTCTTTGAAGCGTGCGAATATCGCCGTCACTTCCTGTCTTATTTTCCTGACTATGCCATCATGACAAATATTGACTTCGATCATCCCGATTATTTTGCCAATGTGGATGATGTTTTCTCTGCCTTCCAGGAGATGGCGATGCAAGTGAAAAAGGGAATCATCGCATGTGGAGATGACGAACAGTTACAGAAAATCCAGGCTCAAGTGCCAGTCGTATTTTATGGCTTCGCTGAGGAGAATGACTTCCAGGCGAGAAACGTAACAAGGGACAGAACCGGCACTTCATTCGATGTGTTTGTCCGTAATGAATTTTATGCGGCATTCAAAATCCCGACATTCGGTGACCATAACATCATGAATGCTTTATCCGTCATTGCCATCTGTCATTACGAAGAGCTTGATACAGCTATCGTCCAGGAAAGATTAAGCTCATTCAAAGGGGTTAAACGCCGTTTCTCTGAAAAAGAAGTGGGCAATCAAATCCTGATCGATGACTACGCTCATCATCCCACTGAAATTAAAGCAACCGTGGACTCTGCGAGACAGAAATATCCTGAAAAAGAAATTATCGCTGTCTTCCAGCCTCACACATTTACGCGTACGCAAACCTTCCTTTCTGAGTTTGCAGAAACCCTAAGTCTTGCAGACAAAGTGTACTTATGTGAAATCTTCGGTTCTGCAAGGGAAAATCATGGGAAACTTTCGATCAACGATCTTGGAAGCAAGATTGAAGGATGCGAAATTATAGATGAACAAGATACGACTGCTTTACTCAAACATGAAGACGCTGTGCTGATCTTCATGGGAGCAGGAGATGTACAAAAGTTCCAACAAGCGTATGAAAAAACCTTGAAGGAACAGGTGGCAGAAAATTAA
- a CDS encoding nicotinate phosphoribosyltransferase, which translates to MKEIELKLQGKLNRLTNHTFKFDERIKDGWFSAVYFLKTKEIAKKYKPDAVVTMQFFQKNHAVICGTDEVIALLHSFADNPENLEIHSLKDGDQISPFETVLTIKGRYQDFGYLEGIIDGILARRTSVATSVYNVMKAASISGKQKPVIFMGDRDDHFTQQAGDGYAAFIGGSTAQATHAMNEWWGKKGMGTMPHALIQLFNGDIVEATKAYQETFPEDELIALVDYNNDAITDSLKVAREFGPELKGVRVDTSRMMIDKYFLRNQHVLGTFDPRGVNMQLINALRSALDEEGFSHVKIVVSGGFNEDRIRQFEENQVPVDMYGVGSSLLKIHVGFTGDNVVIDGSHEAKAGRKLRPNPRLEKVEFE; encoded by the coding sequence ATGAAAGAAATAGAATTGAAACTTCAAGGAAAACTCAACAGATTGACAAATCATACATTTAAGTTTGACGAAAGAATCAAGGATGGCTGGTTTTCAGCGGTTTATTTTTTGAAAACGAAGGAAATTGCCAAAAAGTATAAACCGGATGCCGTTGTCACCATGCAATTCTTCCAAAAGAATCATGCCGTTATTTGTGGGACGGATGAAGTGATTGCACTTCTGCATAGTTTCGCTGATAATCCGGAAAATCTTGAAATCCATTCCTTAAAGGATGGAGATCAAATCTCACCATTTGAAACGGTTCTGACCATCAAGGGTCGTTACCAGGATTTTGGCTATTTAGAAGGAATCATAGATGGCATCCTGGCAAGAAGAACATCAGTGGCGACGAGTGTCTATAATGTAATGAAAGCTGCTTCTATTTCAGGTAAACAAAAACCTGTCATCTTCATGGGTGACCGGGATGATCACTTTACCCAGCAGGCCGGGGATGGATATGCAGCCTTTATCGGGGGATCCACAGCTCAGGCCACCCATGCCATGAACGAATGGTGGGGAAAGAAAGGGATGGGAACCATGCCCCACGCCCTGATCCAATTATTCAATGGGGATATCGTAGAAGCTACTAAAGCTTACCAGGAAACATTTCCTGAAGACGAGCTCATTGCCCTGGTAGACTACAATAATGATGCCATTACAGACTCATTAAAGGTAGCACGGGAGTTTGGCCCTGAATTAAAAGGGGTAAGGGTAGATACATCAAGAATGATGATCGATAAATATTTCCTCCGTAATCAACATGTGCTTGGAACATTTGATCCGCGGGGAGTTAACATGCAACTGATTAATGCATTAAGAAGTGCCTTGGATGAAGAGGGGTTCAGCCACGTCAAGATTGTGGTGTCAGGAGGATTTAACGAAGATCGTATTCGTCAGTTTGAGGAAAATCAAGTTCCGGTCGATATGTATGGAGTGGGAAGCAGTCTTCTGAAAATTCATGTCGGTTTTACAGGAGATAACGTCGTAATTGACGGATCCCATGAAGCCAAGGCAGGGAGAAAACTCCGTCCCAACCCCCGACTGGAAAAAGTAGAATTCGAATAG
- a CDS encoding DNA translocase FtsK: protein MFVSWIKKMFGKLSDNDDQFEEFYDETNDEVQHVERKKTERKNIVGSNHSRDVEARMTYQYPKGTFRFPLISDGENIERPRTNRNRRSQEKEEPPKEQKEKSQEHASKNRKWKEEKPSAKVQPKKSPKVEKGNSRPFTPTEIPSPIYGFRGRPVKKEDQVEFELKKFLHNEEENKAAVIDHEALSVVENSIPVENESASIVEVQTTESEKTINDEPVKMMMNFPEEKREESLIEDTLMVEAEDINETIPVENPDQKVELTEEVSQKPNERVSLISETDQPPQVPEYSSHEEKEINDSVQEEPPQQPVHSARENEEQVQEPDHPVQETPVQEAPIQEIPVQETPVQEEPVQEPVVQSESTSEEKRVEGKSESARPQQAPREEEPPRRKRSHLPFNVLMLKQDKRQLDTRKRSALNESTPIRKESEGETLTQTEAEPEKREQPVREVKQEKVEQVTSIHHPEQKTSQQSSVQGEDAVKSYSELSSSSKRTRDYVFPEMDYLMPPVSKEMSEEWLDSQRILLDETLHNFNVRAKVVNVTQGPSVTRFEVQPEPGVKVNKITNLSDDIKLSLAARDIRMEAPIPGKHTIGIEVPNRESRPVCISEVIASPEFQEPSSPLTAALGLDISGQPIVTDLSKMPHGLIAGATGSGKSVCINSILVSLLYKASPDELKMLLIDPKMVELAPYNRIPHLVSPVITDVKAATAALKWAVEEMERRYELFAHTGVRDIKRFNELAKRNKQYSDMLPYLVIVIDELADLMMMSPADVEEAICRIAQKARACGIHLIIATQRPSVDVITGLIKANVPTRVAFSVSSSVDSRTIIDGSGAERLLGKGDMLFLENGSSKPVRLQGTFVSDDEIDDIINHVRGQREPDYLFQQDELIKKAQVTEEEDELFLEACEFVVDQGGASASGLQRRFRIGYNRAARLMEMMESNGIISESRGSKPRDVLISESELETLA, encoded by the coding sequence GTTTTATGACGAAACCAATGATGAAGTTCAGCATGTTGAACGTAAAAAGACTGAACGTAAAAATATAGTAGGGTCAAATCATTCACGTGATGTAGAAGCAAGGATGACGTATCAATATCCTAAAGGGACTTTTCGCTTCCCCCTCATATCCGATGGAGAAAATATAGAGCGTCCACGAACGAATAGAAATCGAAGAAGTCAGGAGAAGGAAGAACCACCTAAGGAACAAAAGGAAAAGAGTCAGGAACACGCTTCTAAAAATAGAAAGTGGAAAGAAGAAAAACCATCGGCTAAAGTCCAACCTAAGAAATCTCCTAAAGTGGAAAAGGGAAACAGCAGGCCGTTCACCCCTACTGAAATCCCTTCACCCATCTATGGTTTTAGAGGACGACCGGTAAAAAAAGAAGACCAGGTAGAGTTCGAGCTTAAGAAATTTTTACATAATGAAGAAGAGAACAAAGCGGCTGTGATTGATCATGAGGCTCTATCTGTAGTAGAGAATTCAATTCCCGTGGAAAATGAATCGGCATCCATTGTCGAAGTTCAAACAACTGAATCCGAAAAAACTATTAACGATGAACCTGTTAAGATGATGATGAATTTCCCGGAAGAAAAACGTGAAGAATCGCTGATTGAAGATACTTTAATGGTTGAGGCTGAAGATATCAATGAAACAATACCGGTTGAAAATCCAGATCAAAAAGTGGAGCTCACTGAAGAAGTTTCCCAGAAGCCGAATGAACGTGTTTCACTTATATCTGAAACGGACCAACCACCCCAAGTGCCAGAGTATTCATCACATGAAGAGAAAGAGATTAATGACTCTGTGCAAGAGGAGCCACCACAACAACCCGTCCATTCTGCGCGGGAAAATGAAGAACAAGTCCAGGAACCAGATCATCCTGTTCAAGAGACACCAGTTCAAGAGGCACCGATTCAAGAGATACCAGTTCAAGAGACACCAGTTCAAGAGGAACCGGTTCAAGAACCTGTTGTACAAAGTGAGTCCACGAGTGAGGAGAAACGAGTAGAGGGAAAATCAGAATCTGCACGCCCCCAACAAGCGCCGAGGGAGGAAGAACCGCCGAGACGTAAGAGGTCTCACCTTCCTTTTAACGTATTGATGCTGAAACAGGATAAGCGACAGTTAGATACGCGAAAACGATCGGCTCTTAATGAATCGACTCCCATCCGCAAGGAAAGTGAGGGCGAAACATTAACTCAGACTGAAGCAGAACCGGAGAAGAGGGAACAACCTGTAAGGGAAGTAAAGCAAGAAAAAGTGGAACAAGTGACATCCATTCATCATCCTGAACAGAAAACATCCCAACAAAGTTCTGTTCAAGGAGAAGATGCGGTAAAGAGTTACAGCGAATTAAGCTCATCTTCTAAAAGGACAAGAGACTATGTCTTTCCTGAAATGGATTATCTAATGCCTCCTGTATCAAAGGAAATGAGCGAAGAGTGGCTCGATTCACAAAGAATATTACTGGACGAAACCCTTCATAACTTTAACGTAAGGGCCAAGGTAGTGAATGTCACACAAGGTCCATCAGTCACGAGGTTCGAGGTTCAGCCGGAACCTGGCGTGAAAGTTAATAAGATTACCAATCTATCAGATGATATTAAGCTGAGCCTGGCTGCAAGGGATATTCGAATGGAAGCCCCTATTCCCGGTAAGCACACGATTGGTATTGAAGTGCCTAACAGGGAGAGCCGTCCAGTCTGCATTAGTGAAGTGATCGCAAGTCCTGAGTTTCAAGAGCCATCTTCCCCTTTAACCGCAGCTCTTGGTCTCGATATTTCGGGTCAGCCGATCGTGACTGATTTAAGTAAAATGCCACATGGACTCATTGCCGGGGCTACCGGATCGGGTAAAAGTGTGTGTATCAACTCGATACTTGTGAGTCTCTTGTACAAAGCATCACCGGATGAATTGAAGATGCTCCTCATTGATCCGAAGATGGTAGAGCTTGCTCCCTATAACCGGATTCCACATCTCGTCAGTCCGGTCATAACAGATGTGAAGGCAGCTACTGCAGCTCTTAAGTGGGCAGTTGAGGAAATGGAAAGAAGGTACGAATTATTCGCTCATACAGGTGTAAGGGATATTAAACGCTTCAACGAACTGGCCAAACGGAATAAACAATACAGCGATATGCTGCCGTATTTAGTCATAGTCATTGATGAGTTAGCCGACTTGATGATGATGTCGCCTGCAGATGTTGAAGAAGCGATATGTCGAATTGCACAGAAAGCCCGTGCATGTGGGATTCATTTGATCATTGCGACTCAACGGCCTTCAGTCGATGTCATTACAGGCTTGATCAAAGCCAATGTACCGACACGAGTGGCATTTTCCGTATCATCAAGCGTCGATTCAAGAACGATCATTGATGGAAGCGGTGCTGAAAGGCTTCTTGGTAAGGGAGATATGCTCTTTTTGGAAAATGGTTCATCAAAACCGGTCCGTTTACAGGGAACCTTCGTGTCAGATGACGAAATCGATGACATCATCAACCATGTAAGAGGGCAAAGAGAGCCGGATTATCTCTTCCAACAGGATGAATTGATCAAGAAAGCACAGGTTACCGAGGAAGAAGATGAATTATTTTTAGAAGCCTGTGAGTTTGTCGTCGATCAGGGGGGGGCTTCTGCATCGGGCTTGCAGCGCAGATTCAGAATCGGTTATAACCGTGCGGCAAGATTGATGGAAATGATGGAGAGTAATGGAATTATTTCAGAGTCCAGAGGCAGTAAACCAAGGGATGTCCTGATTTCCGAAAGTGAATTGGAGACTCTGGCATAG